A stretch of DNA from Clostridium sp. JN-9:
ACATGGCAAAGGAATTAAATCTACTTGAAAATAATAAAGATTTCAGATTTGTCTGGGTAACTGAGTTTCCACTATTATCCTATAATGAAGAAGAAGGAAGATATCAGGCAGAACATCATCCTTTTACAATGCCTATGGATGAGGACATTCAGTATCTGGATAGTGATCCAGGAAGAGTGAGAGCTAAGGCATATGATATAGTTTTAAATGGAGAGGAATTAGGCGGAGGAAGTATAAGAATCCACGATACAAAATTGCAGGAGAAAATGTTTAATGTATTAGGATTTACAAAGGAAAGCGCCTGGGAAAGATTTGGATTCCTCATGGAAGCCTTTAAATTTGGACCACCACCACATGGCGGTTTGGCTTATGGCTTTGACAGAATGATTATGTTCCTGGCAGGTACAGAAAACATTAAGGATGTTATTGCCTTTCCTAAGAATCAAAATGCATTTTGTCCTTTAACAGAGGCTCCAAATGCTGTAGATGAAGCTCAGCTGAGGGATTTAGGCATAAGTACAAAAAAACAAGCTATTAAATAGATTTACATGGAAAACCATGAACTTTTACCAAAATAAATACAATACAAACCTGTTAAAAAGTAGTATAATAAAATAAAGAATAAATTTCCTACTGTGTTCGTGTAATGAGTTAATCTTGACCCAACATTTAAATTAATGGGAATCTTACTCTTCTTGTGGAATGATACTTAAGCACTGCTTATGGCAAAGAAGCAAGAAGGCGATGCCCCCCTGCTAAAGCGGGATCGATAATAACTCACAAAGCGGCATGGTGGGAATTTTACTTTGTAACCCTTTATTTTGTAAAGCTATACAATGGTTATTAGATAAATATGCTTTAAATAAGGGGGAGAAATGAGTAAACATGGTAAAAAATATAATTACTATTTTGGAATACCGCATGCCCATACCTGCTATTCCACAGGGCATGGAACTCCAACAGATGCCTATGAATACGCAAGAGGTAAAAAATTAGACTTCTTAATAGTTACTGATCACTGCAGCAGATTAAACAAAAGCAGCAGTAAAGATCATATTATAAGGTGGAATAAAACAATAAAAGAAGTTGAAGAAATAAATAAAAGACATAAAAGTTTTTTAGCTTTGGCTGGCTTTGAAATATCCATTAAAAAATGCGGAGATTTTAACGTTATAAATACACAACAAATGATTAATAGGAAAGTAAATAATATTAATGAATTTTATTCATGGCTAAGGAATCAAAAGGCTGCAATAGCTTCAATTAATCATCCTGATGACAGTATTAAGAATTTTGAGGATAATGATTCACTTAAAAGTGTTGTTAATTTAATTGAGGTTGGAAATGGATGTGCACCTTATAAATATAATAGAAAAGATAAATATTATTTTAATTTGCTGGACAAGGGATGGAAGATTGGAGCAATAAATGGACAGGACAATCATATAAGAAATTGGGGAGATAGTGATAATTTAACTGTTATTGTTTCTTATAGTTTAAAAAAGAAGGATATAATTGAAGCATTAAAGAGCATGAGAACTTATTCTACAGAGAGCAGAACATTAAAATTAAGCTTTAAATGCAACAATAACTGGATGGGAAGTACACTTGATTTACACAATGATAAATCATTAAATTTTGAAATCAGGGCTTCTGACAGGGTTAACAAAATTAGTGAAATACAAATAATCAGCTGTAACAGCCAAATAGTTAAATCACTGAAATGCAGCGAAGAACACAAGGTTAAATGGAATATAGATTTAAAAAATGATATGAGTAAAAAGTGGTATGTGGTAAAAGTAATTGAAAGCAATTCCAATCAGGCCATAAGTTCGCCAATATTTATTAAATAAATATGCTGTGGATAACATAAATGAATCATTTATGGCATCCATAGCTTTTATTTTTCATTTTTGAGATTTGAAAGTCCATCCAAAACTTCAGATCTTGGAAGATTACCATTTTCCAGAGTAATATTATCCTTTTTAAGTAATCTTTCATAAAACTCAATGCCAAAATTAATTATGGAATCTTTATATTCATCATCATTATAATTAAGCATTTCATAAAGTATATCCTCTGCCTTATCAAAACAGCACTTGTCCTCATAATAAAGCATCATGTTCTCCTGAATTTTATTTGGAAGTTTATAATCTTTTACCTTAGAATATAAGTCTTCAATCTCATTAAGGTATATATCTAATTCTGATGTGTTATCCCAGTGCTGTGATGCTGTAAGATATAAATATAATGATTTACAATGTAGATAAAAGCTTTCATTTTCATCACCATTTCTTAAGTATATGTCTGCTTCCTCATTTAAAAGCTTAGCAGCCATTATACATCTTTCTACATCAAGAATATTATTTACTCTTATTAAGTCCAAAATGTTTTCATCAGAAAGTGAATTAATAAATTTTGCACTTAATCTAAAAATAGATTTAAAGCAATTATCAATAACCAGCAAAGCATCATCGTATAACTGTAAACCAATAAATTTGTCAATTTCCTCTAGGGAAAGAGTAAATTGTTTTATAAGCTCATTAACCAGATTTCTTTTTAACATACAGCCACCTCCTGCAAACAGCCATGAATACATTTATATTTATTTTATTATATAAGTTATATAAAAGCAAATAAACAAAAAACATAAGAAAATGTAGTTTTATTTGTTATAATGAATATAACGCAATTTGAAAGGATAGTAATATATGAATTTAATAACACTGGAAAATATATATAAAAGCTACAGCGATAAAATACTGTTAAATGGGGTATCATTAGGTATAAATGAAGGGGAAAAAATAGGGCTCATAGGCATAAACGGCACAGGTAAATCTACACTATTAAAGATTATTGCCGGTGTTGAACCCTATGACTCAGGAAATATAAATAAGCTTAGCAATTTAACAATAAAGTATTTACCACAAAACTCAGATTATAATGATGAGTTTACTGTTATTGAGCAGATATTCAATGGCAGTTCAGAAGTTATGAGCTTATTAAGGGAATATGAAAAGGCAGTATATAAGATTCAAAAGTCCCCAGAGGACAAAAATATCCAAAGGAAGATATTTAATTTAAACAATAAAATGGATGCTTTGAATGCATGGACTATTGAAAGTGAAGCAAAAACTATTTTAACAAAGCTTGGAATAACAGATTTTAATGCCCCAATTGGAAGCTTATCAGGAGGTCAGAAAAAAAGGATAGCTCTTTGTGAAGCCTTAATAACACCCTGCGATCTGCTCATATTAGATGAGCCAACTAACCATATAGATAATGAAACAGTAGACTGGCTTGAACAGTATTTAAATAAAAGAAAAGGAGCTCTGTTAATGATAACCCATGACAGGTATTTTCTTGACAGAGTTACTAACAGGATTTTGGAGCTTAGCCATGGCAATCTATACAGCTATAGCGGAAACTACAGTATTTTTCTTGAAAAAAAGTTTGAAAGAGAACAGATGGAAAACACTCTTGAAAGAAAAAGAGAAAGTTTACTTAAGAGGGAACTGGACTGGATAAGGAGAGGCGCAAAAGCCAGATCAACTAAACAAAAGGCAAGAATTGAAAGATTTGAAAAGATAAATGATGAACATATTGAAACAGCTGCAGAAAAAATAGAGATTTCTGTTGCAGGCAGCAGACTTGGCAAAAAGGTAATAGAAATTAATGGAATATCCAAATCATATAATGGAGAATTATTAATTGATAATTTCAGCACAATTATTTCTAATGGAGATAATATAGGAATTATAGGGCCAAATGGCTGCGGGAAATCTACACTGCTAAACATAATTACAGGAAACATTAAGCCTGATAAGGGAGAAGTAATTATTGGCCAGACTGTTAAAATGGGTTATTTTTCTCAGGAAGGGAAAGAATTAAATTCAGAACTAAGAGTTATAGAATATATAAAGGAAACTGCAGAATTTATAAAAGATTCTCAGGGTGAGCTTATAAGTGCTTCAAAAATGCTTGAAAAATTTTTGTTTAATGATGAAATGCAGTGGACTCCTATTAATAAACTTTCTGGAGGTGAAAAGAGGAGACTTTATCTTTTGAAAATATTAATGGAAGCACCAAATGTATTACTACTGGATGAACCAACAAATGATTTAGACATTGAGACCTTAAATATATTAGAAGATTATATTGAACATTTTAATGGTACTGTTATTACAGTTTCTCATGACAGATACTTTTTGGATAAAATTACAGACAAGATCATTTCATTTGAGGAAAATGGAAGACTTGTTCAATTTGTAGGAAATTATTTTGAATACATGGATTATAAAGAAAAAAACTATAGTGACACTGAAAATAAAGAAAAAAATATAAAAAAGACTATTACCAAAGAAGATAAAAAGAAAGATAAGCCATTAAAATTTACCTATAAAGAGCAGAAAGAGTATGAAACCATTGAGGATGATATTGGTGAGCTGGAAATAAAAATAAATGAAATTGAAGAAAAAATTAATAATAGCGGCAGTGATTATGAGCTTTTAGAGAAATGTATAAATGAAAAAAATCAGCTGGATAAAAAAATGACTGAATTAATGGAAAGATGGGAATACTTAAGTGAGTTAGATGAGAAAATAAAAAATGAAAATAATATTTAGAATCATGGGGGTAATTTTATGATTTTAATTAAAAATGTGGAAGTATATGCACCAAAGTATGAAGGTATTAAAAGCATTTTAATTGCAAGCGGAAAAATATGCTATATATCTTCTGAAATAGATATACCTGAAAAGAATTTCCCAGAAGTACAAGTGGTGGATGGAAGCGGTCTTAAAGCCATTCCAGGATTAATAGATCTTCATGTACATATAATAGGAGGCGGCGGTGAAGGAGGATATAATACAAGAGCTCCTGAATTAATGCTTTCACAGTTAACAAGCAGCGGTATTACTACTTGTGTAGGCTTGCTTGGAACAGATGGTACAACCAGAAATATGGCTAATTTAATTGCAAAATGCAGAGCACTGGAAATTGAGGGAATTACTACTTATTCATGGACCGGCTGCTATTCTGTGCCCACAAGAACAATAACAGATAGTGCACGAAACGATATTGTATTAGTGGATAAAATAATTGGAGTAGGTGAAGTAGCAGTATCTGACCATAGAGGAAGCCATCCATCAGAGCAGGACTTAATTCATCTTGCCAGTGAAGCAAGAGTTGGGGGAATGCTTTCAGGCAAATGCGGAATACTGCATATGCATTTAGGAGATGGGAAAAAAGGACTTACCCCTATAACTGATTTAGTTGAAACATATGATATGCCAATGTCAAATTTACTGCCAACTCATATAAATAGAAATCAAAGGGTATATAAGCAGTCCATTGAGTATGCTAAAAATGGAGGATTTATTGATATAACTACAGGTATCAGAAATGAAGGCGATGATGCTGTAGACCCTAATGAGGCATATAAAACTATGCTGAGCAATGGAATTTCTCCATATCATATAACTATGAGTTCAGATTCCGGGGGAAGTATGCCTATATTTGATGAAAAAGGGAACTTAACAAAACTTACAGTGGGTTCTCCAGAAACAGATCTTCAGTGTATTAAAGATTGTGTAAACAGTGGCATAGCATTGGAGCAGGCTATTATACCTTTAACAGAATCTCCTGCTGAACTACTAAAATTTAAAAATAAGGGAAAGCTTAAAGAAAATTATGATGCAGATATACTATTATTAGATGACAAGCTGAATATTAATACAGTCATTGCAAAAGGTAAATTAATGGTTAAAGATTATAAGGTTCAAGTACGTGGAACCTTTGAACAATAAAACACACCGGTATCATTTAATAAAGTGATACCGGCTTTTTATTAATTTTCTTTGTATTGCAGCTGATAAAGATCGTAATATAAACCTCTTTTTTTAATAAGCTCATTGTGGCTGCCTATCTCTCTTATTCTGCCCTTATGAAGAACAATTATTTTATCAGAATTTTTTATTGTGGACAATCTATGAGCTACTACTAATGTGGTTCTTCCTTTAGTTATTTTTTCAAGGGCATTTTGTATTAAACTCTCAGTTTCTGTATCTATATTAGCTGTTGCCTCGTCAAGCACAAGTATTGGAGGATTAAATGCAATTGCTCTGGCAAAGGCAATAAGCTGCCTCTCTCCCTGAGAAAATGTAGACCCTCTTTCATTAACATGTGAATCATATTTATATGGAAGCTTTTCAATGAAGCTGTCTGCATTTACATATTTACAAGCTTTGATTATATCTTCATCTGATATGTTTTTATTATTTAATCTTACATTGCTTTTGATGTCTCCTGTAAATAGGAACACATCCTGTAAAACAGAGGATAAATTACTTCTAAGTACATATTTATCAATATCCTTTATATTAATTCCGTCAATTAATATTTCACCTTTTTGAATATCATACAATCTCCCCAGTAGGCTTATTATTGAGGTTTTACCTGCTCCAGTTGCTCCAACAAAGGCTGCCTTTTCTCCAGGTGCAATCTTGAAGCTTACATCTTTTAGTACCCATTCTCCAGGAATGTATGCAAACCAAACATGTTTAAATTCAATTTCTCCTTTGAAACGTTTATTCACGTGCACCTTTGGGTTATTAACTATAGTTTCATTATTATCCATAAGCATAAATATTCTTTCAGAAGCTGCCATGGAAGACTGAAGTATATCGTACTTTTCTGTTAAGTCGAATATAGGCTGAAA
This window harbors:
- a CDS encoding CehA/McbA family metallohydrolase, which produces MSKHGKKYNYYFGIPHAHTCYSTGHGTPTDAYEYARGKKLDFLIVTDHCSRLNKSSSKDHIIRWNKTIKEVEEINKRHKSFLALAGFEISIKKCGDFNVINTQQMINRKVNNINEFYSWLRNQKAAIASINHPDDSIKNFEDNDSLKSVVNLIEVGNGCAPYKYNRKDKYYFNLLDKGWKIGAINGQDNHIRNWGDSDNLTVIVSYSLKKKDIIEALKSMRTYSTESRTLKLSFKCNNNWMGSTLDLHNDKSLNFEIRASDRVNKISEIQIISCNSQIVKSLKCSEEHKVKWNIDLKNDMSKKWYVVKVIESNSNQAISSPIFIK
- a CDS encoding DUF6483 family protein — translated: MLKRNLVNELIKQFTLSLEEIDKFIGLQLYDDALLVIDNCFKSIFRLSAKFINSLSDENILDLIRVNNILDVERCIMAAKLLNEEADIYLRNGDENESFYLHCKSLYLYLTASQHWDNTSELDIYLNEIEDLYSKVKDYKLPNKIQENMMLYYEDKCCFDKAEDILYEMLNYNDDEYKDSIINFGIEFYERLLKKDNITLENGNLPRSEVLDGLSNLKNEK
- a CDS encoding ABC-F family ATP-binding cassette domain-containing protein translates to MNLITLENIYKSYSDKILLNGVSLGINEGEKIGLIGINGTGKSTLLKIIAGVEPYDSGNINKLSNLTIKYLPQNSDYNDEFTVIEQIFNGSSEVMSLLREYEKAVYKIQKSPEDKNIQRKIFNLNNKMDALNAWTIESEAKTILTKLGITDFNAPIGSLSGGQKKRIALCEALITPCDLLILDEPTNHIDNETVDWLEQYLNKRKGALLMITHDRYFLDRVTNRILELSHGNLYSYSGNYSIFLEKKFEREQMENTLERKRESLLKRELDWIRRGAKARSTKQKARIERFEKINDEHIETAAEKIEISVAGSRLGKKVIEINGISKSYNGELLIDNFSTIISNGDNIGIIGPNGCGKSTLLNIITGNIKPDKGEVIIGQTVKMGYFSQEGKELNSELRVIEYIKETAEFIKDSQGELISASKMLEKFLFNDEMQWTPINKLSGGEKRRLYLLKILMEAPNVLLLDEPTNDLDIETLNILEDYIEHFNGTVITVSHDRYFLDKITDKIISFEENGRLVQFVGNYFEYMDYKEKNYSDTENKEKNIKKTITKEDKKKDKPLKFTYKEQKEYETIEDDIGELEIKINEIEEKINNSGSDYELLEKCINEKNQLDKKMTELMERWEYLSELDEKIKNENNI
- the iadA gene encoding beta-aspartyl-peptidase, with the translated sequence MILIKNVEVYAPKYEGIKSILIASGKICYISSEIDIPEKNFPEVQVVDGSGLKAIPGLIDLHVHIIGGGGEGGYNTRAPELMLSQLTSSGITTCVGLLGTDGTTRNMANLIAKCRALEIEGITTYSWTGCYSVPTRTITDSARNDIVLVDKIIGVGEVAVSDHRGSHPSEQDLIHLASEARVGGMLSGKCGILHMHLGDGKKGLTPITDLVETYDMPMSNLLPTHINRNQRVYKQSIEYAKNGGFIDITTGIRNEGDDAVDPNEAYKTMLSNGISPYHITMSSDSGGSMPIFDEKGNLTKLTVGSPETDLQCIKDCVNSGIALEQAIIPLTESPAELLKFKNKGKLKENYDADILLLDDKLNINTVIAKGKLMVKDYKVQVRGTFEQ